From Longimicrobium sp., one genomic window encodes:
- a CDS encoding alpha/beta fold hydrolase has protein sequence MSTTLLYEQSIPEGVQDGAPLVVLLHGRGSDRFDLAGLAPHIAPGAVVITPQAPHSGVPWGYGPGWAWYRFLGRNRPEPDSFEASQYALGTFLSEIRATLPVKTGPLVLGGFSQGGVMSMAYALRNPGAAPRVMNFSGFLADHPSVRPTRQSVAGTRFWWGHGTMDPQIPFDLAVEGRGLLQAAGAELETRDYAIGHGISPDEARDARAWIQAEVARAG, from the coding sequence ATGAGCACGACGCTCCTGTACGAGCAGTCCATCCCCGAGGGGGTGCAGGACGGCGCGCCGCTGGTGGTGCTCCTCCACGGGCGCGGGAGCGACCGCTTCGACCTTGCCGGGCTGGCGCCGCACATCGCGCCGGGCGCGGTGGTGATCACGCCCCAGGCGCCGCACTCCGGCGTGCCGTGGGGCTACGGCCCAGGGTGGGCGTGGTACCGCTTCCTCGGCCGCAACCGCCCCGAGCCGGACAGCTTCGAGGCGAGCCAGTACGCGCTCGGCACCTTCCTCTCCGAAATCCGCGCCACGCTCCCGGTGAAAACGGGCCCGCTGGTGCTCGGCGGCTTCTCGCAGGGTGGCGTAATGTCGATGGCGTACGCGCTCCGCAATCCCGGGGCGGCGCCGCGGGTGATGAACTTCAGCGGCTTCCTGGCCGACCACCCCAGCGTGCGCCCCACCCGGCAATCCGTGGCGGGAACGCGCTTCTGGTGGGGTCACGGGACGATGGACCCGCAGATCCCCTTCGACCTCGCCGTCGAGGGGCGCGGGCTCCTGCAGGCGGCCGGCGCGGAGTTGGAGACGCGCGACTACGCGATCGGCCACGGCATTTCGCCGGACGAGGCGCGCGATGCGCGCGCCTGGATCCAGGCCGAAGTAGCGCGGGCGGGATGA
- a CDS encoding flavin reductase family protein gives MILDTGALSNRERYQLLTSLVVPRPIAWVSTQSAAGARNLAPFSYFAAVSATPFLVSISIGSRRGEPKDTLRNIRETGALCINVVTEPQLSQMNATSGEYGPEVDEFERAGLQAAQAESVAAPYVADCPAVLECRLFKEVELEGSVNTLVIGEVLLVRLSDAAPLIPATLLADSVALRPVARLWGDLYSTLGEIPVLARPPA, from the coding sequence ATGATCCTGGACACGGGGGCGCTCTCCAACCGCGAGCGTTACCAGCTCCTCACCTCGCTGGTCGTTCCCCGCCCCATCGCATGGGTATCCACGCAGTCGGCGGCGGGCGCGCGGAACCTGGCGCCGTTCAGCTACTTCGCCGCGGTCAGCGCCACACCCTTTCTCGTCTCCATCTCCATCGGCAGCCGCCGCGGCGAGCCCAAGGACACCCTTCGCAACATCCGCGAGACGGGCGCCCTCTGCATCAACGTCGTCACCGAGCCGCAGCTCTCCCAGATGAACGCGACCTCCGGCGAGTACGGGCCAGAGGTCGACGAGTTCGAGCGCGCCGGCTTGCAGGCCGCGCAGGCGGAGTCGGTGGCCGCGCCCTACGTCGCCGACTGCCCCGCGGTGCTGGAGTGCCGGCTCTTCAAGGAGGTGGAACTGGAGGGCTCCGTCAACACGCTCGTCATCGGCGAAGTCCTCCTTGTCCGCCTCTCCGACGCCGCCCCACTCATCCCCGCCACCCTCCTCGCCGACAGCGTCGCCCTCCGCCCCGTAGCGCGGCTGTGGGGCGATCTGTACTCCACGCTCGGCGAGATCCCGGTGCTGGCGCGGCCACCGGCGTAG